Proteins encoded in a region of the Streptomyces sp. NBC_01471 genome:
- a CDS encoding DMT family transporter translates to MTPTVILAVVVAAITHASWNAIAHHIKDQLVSFTLISAGGLLIGVLGALFVPFPAAAAWPYLLVSAALHVTYMLLLMRSFTLGDFGQMYPIARGTAPLVVTVLAAVFVHEIPNGWQLAGVAVACAGLVGVALWGLKGSRPQWPAIIAALATGLAIASYTTVDGVGVRDSGTSLGYIAWLMVLEGIAIPAYALYRRRGQLVAQVRPYATKGLVGGAMSVVAYGLVLWAQTRAPLAPIAALRESSIIVGAAIGALFFKEKFGAPRIAAAGLMVVGIGLMLHTA, encoded by the coding sequence GTGACTCCCACGGTCATCCTCGCCGTCGTCGTCGCAGCGATAACGCACGCCAGCTGGAACGCCATTGCCCACCACATCAAGGATCAGCTGGTCTCCTTCACGCTGATCTCCGCGGGCGGGCTGCTGATCGGCGTGCTGGGCGCGCTGTTCGTCCCCTTCCCGGCCGCCGCCGCGTGGCCGTATCTGCTCGTCTCGGCCGCGCTGCACGTCACGTACATGCTGCTCCTCATGCGGTCGTTCACGCTCGGCGACTTCGGCCAGATGTATCCGATCGCGCGCGGCACGGCGCCGCTCGTGGTGACCGTGCTGGCCGCCGTCTTCGTCCATGAGATCCCGAACGGCTGGCAGTTGGCAGGGGTGGCGGTGGCCTGCGCCGGACTCGTCGGCGTGGCCCTCTGGGGCCTCAAGGGGTCCCGCCCGCAGTGGCCGGCGATCATCGCGGCGCTCGCCACCGGCCTGGCCATCGCCTCGTACACCACGGTCGACGGCGTCGGCGTCCGCGACTCGGGCACCTCGCTCGGCTACATCGCCTGGCTGATGGTCCTGGAGGGCATCGCCATCCCGGCATACGCGCTGTACCGGCGCCGTGGCCAACTGGTGGCCCAGGTACGCCCGTACGCCACCAAGGGGCTGGTCGGCGGCGCGATGTCGGTGGTCGCGTACGGCCTGGTCCTGTGGGCCCAGACCCGCGCCCCGCTCGCCCCGATCGCCGCGCTGCGGGAGTCGTCGATCATCGTGGGCGCGGCGATCGGCGCGCTCTTCTTCAAGGAGAAGTTCGGGGCGCCGAGGATCGCCGCGGCCGGGCTGATGGTGGTCGGCATCGGGCTGATGCTGCATACGGCTTAG
- a CDS encoding YbaK/EbsC family protein, whose protein sequence is MSTSEPTANPRFAEALRELGLEVEVRGFPEATRTAAEAAAAIGCELSAIVKSLIFEADGAPVLVLMDGASRVDVDLVREVLGAEKVKRADAGLVRETTGYAIGGVPPFGHRNRTRVIADRGLLEHPVVWAAAGTPHTVFAMEPKSVVAHAGATLADVRESAA, encoded by the coding sequence ATGAGCACTTCCGAACCCACTGCCAATCCCCGGTTCGCCGAGGCGCTGCGCGAACTGGGCCTGGAGGTCGAGGTCCGTGGCTTCCCCGAGGCGACGCGGACAGCGGCCGAGGCGGCGGCCGCGATCGGCTGCGAGCTCAGCGCGATCGTCAAGTCGCTGATCTTCGAGGCCGACGGGGCGCCCGTCCTGGTCCTGATGGACGGGGCGTCCCGGGTCGACGTCGACCTCGTACGGGAGGTGCTCGGCGCCGAGAAGGTCAAGCGCGCCGACGCCGGTCTCGTACGGGAGACCACCGGGTACGCGATCGGTGGGGTGCCGCCCTTCGGCCACCGCAACCGCACCCGGGTCATCGCCGACCGGGGCCTGCTGGAGCACCCCGTCGTCTGGGCCGCCGCAGGCACTCCGCACACGGTCTTCGCCATGGAGCCGAAGTCGGTGGTCGCCCACGCGGGCGCCACCCTGGCCGATGTCCGGGAGTCCGCCGCGTGA